TCATAGAGTTTCATGTCACTCCTCCTCCACTATCCGGGGAACCCGGAAGAAATCTTCATAACGATGAGGAGCTTCAGCCAAAACATCCTCCCGTACAGAGCTGTCTATAGCTCTGTCTTCTCTCCACGGAATATTTTCTTCCACCTTGAGGGCAAAGGCATCTATCCCTTCGAGGTCAAGTTCATTAAGCCTATTGAAATAAGTCATTATTTCTTCGAAATGCTGGTGCATGGCCTGAACTTCGTCTTCTGTTATTTCAAGACGGGCAAGGGCCGCAACATGCCGAATATCATCTGCTGAGACCGCC
This region of Aminobacterium colombiense DSM 12261 genomic DNA includes:
- the gatC gene encoding Asp-tRNA(Asn)/Glu-tRNA(Gln) amidotransferase subunit GatC; its protein translation is MAVSADDIRHVAALARLEITEDEVQAMHQHFEEIMTYFNRLNELDLEGIDAFALKVEENIPWREDRAIDSSVREDVLAEAPHRYEDFFRVPRIVEEE